The DNA window cacgCTGTATTGCtagtcagagggcttaaaaacCAATTGACATCTTTTTGTGAAGGTACATAAGCTACAACTATGGTAATATactattctcattccagaaaatgttgtgttttttgttttcatcagtATACATATATCAGTTCTGAGACATGATGGCAGGATtgattttaattgaaaacaacaGAGATGAAGAGTAGCTTATTTGTCGTCCTTCCTGAACTTCACTTAAGAACTCATTGTCTTGACACATTTTCACATGccaataaataatgtcataaccTTTAAGGCAAATTAGAGCAAACAGCGCTTTTAAAGAGCAGTCAAGATTATGAATGCAATAGACTGGTTTTGGTTCCCAATTGcttcaaaaaagaaatattacattaattttccaACAATTAAATAGATGAGGAATATGCAGCACACtggtttgcattgctgccttgcagcactagggcccttggttcaattctggatctgGAACTTTCATGTTCTCCCAACATTTGTGttggtttcctcctggtgctcaggcttcctcccacagtccaaagacattgtGGTAGGtcaattgtcttctgggaaaactgggcctggtgtgagtgggtgtctgtgtgtgcctgcaatggactggtttCCTGTCCAGGACATACtatgccttgtgcccattgcttgccaggataggctccagcacccatatgatcctgaattggagcaaagcgattagaaaatggatgaatggatataGATGAGGAAAATAAATTGCCTTCATAAGTGTTAAGCACTGTTAACAGCTTAACCAGAACCATAACCAGAGATAAATCTAGTTTGCAtttctatattaaaaatatttgcttttttgtttttgattaccCGTAGTTTGAATAACATTAATCATTCATTTGCCCAAATTCTTCCAACTTATCAAAGGAAGGCTTTCTAGTTAAAAGACTTCGCCTAATACAGTCATTGAAATAAAAGATCTTCTTTCACTTTGTGTTTTAAAGCCCCTTAAGGTGCTGGTATGCCAGCAATGTGTCTAGAGAACGAATAGAGATGTCAGGTTTCTATAAGCTGATCCCATGAAAAACGTATAACACAGCAGAAGATGTATATTTCACATGGGTTTTAAAAGCCTTGATGAAAATCTAAAAGAACAGTTACATTGCAGACACACAGGTGTAACTCTAACCACTACTTCTGAAGGGGAACTGTATCAAGATTCCCCAAAGGAACGTTTCTGTTGTTGAGGTCAAAGacttaaaatgttatttgctGTTGAGACTTTCTCAAGGAAGCACACACCTGTATTCCCATGCCAGTAGTTCCCCAGTCTTTTATACTGAGCAAACTGAACCTTGAACATAATAATGTGTTTAATGATTATAGACTCAGCACCACTGGTTGCTACGAATTTTCTCAACCTCAAACATTCCTCACTGTAAAAATGACTCCAAAACACTATTTCTAAAGATGGacattaaaacttttttattattaattttctgaaattattttctggCCACAACAATAAAATTTAACAAATGATCACTAGAAAAAGTTTAGACTTCTGTCATCAgctgtacaatacatacagtatcataaaaCTGGCCGCTAAGATTAAAATTCACTACAGCATGTGTAGTGGTTTCAGCAGCATTTCACAAAAATACATATGTACACATCCACATTCAATCCATAGTAAAttcacatatatacagtacacatttttgCAGCATAATAAAAACACGTGTCTAATATGTTGCtcggttttaaaaagaaaaggactCAAGCCACAGCTATGGGTGTTTCTACAGCAGCTGAACTTGGGATCCAGGACTATGTTTTGATAGTAAGTAGCAAAATGTACTTCAATGTAGCAAATTTAACTGACCTAATTTGTTCTATCAGAAATTTGCTACCAATGCAGAGCTTAGTGATCTGTGGCAAGATAGTTACACTGGATAAATCTAAACCATTTCAAAGAACTGATGTCCGATGTgtgctacattattaatttattctgtAATAGATTCACAAGTAAAATTGCTGAAGTCTCAAGTTGTCAAAAAGATTTTTCTTAAATGGAGCCAAGCAAAAAAAATGCTCCCAACATACCTCTTGAGTGACAAAAAGTGGCTGAAGTGCCTTTCACCCAAACTTGAAAAATTAAATCCACTGGCCTTTTTATTATAGCCAGAAATGTACAAAGGAATGCACTTTGGTATGTACCAAATGCCCTGGGTTTAATCACAATAGAATAAATCATAACAGTCTGaggtaaaactttaaaaaagtatgGATGATTTTTCCCCCAAGAATTTTCATAACATAAAGCAAGATGTTACCTATTAAAAAGTCTGATGTTAAGACAAAAGCAAATAGTACAGTGAAGAATCAAATTTTCTCCTTCTATTAAACCTGTCTGAGACTTGTCTATGATTTGACACAGAGAGATTTAGTCCACTCTAGATATAAAAGGAGCTTCAcccattttaatacattttgcttCCTCATTACAGAGGCAGTTCCAAGGGTTGGAGAGATTTGGTGTTCTTTAGCACATATGCTATGTACATGTGCATCAATTCTTCAAAGGGTCAAAGGGAACATGGatgaaggaaaagaaatgtccataAAATGGCATTTATAACAAAAGGCACAATTTTAAAACTAAGGGCACAATTTTCCACTACCGTTAGTCCGAATAGTCTCACACTTGAGCTCCTTCATTCATTTCCAGAGTGGCAGTATGGTGTTTCAGATGGCTGGGCAGGAACTTTGCCCCAGAGGAATGCTAATAACACTTTCACACTCCTCATCAGCTGATTCAGAAGGTACATCTCAGAGCCACTGCCATTCATGGTAACTCCCTAGAAATAGTATGActtaaaccttttcttttaaaataatagaaaGGAAGGAGATACATTCTTCCAtattacactttaaaaaaaaacacaagacgcTCCATAACTTCCAACCTTCTTAGACACATTCAGGCCTCCTGACTGTTTCCAGTAGCGTATATGTTAGCTGTTtgatactaaaaaaaaaaggttttaaaaatgtgcaagcaaaatcattttaaaaagaggCTGTACAAAAATCCTACCACCAACAGTACAGGTGATTTCACTGAAGGTTCTGAGGAATCTTTGTGAATAACATAGAGCAATTTCCTAGATTTTctcttgttttgtcttttatcTCACAGGTAGCCAAAAGTGCCTTTCTGATCACTGAAATTATGTCTTCTCAATAAAGATGGACCCATTAATTAGTCATGCAATAATTTTGGTAAGTGTTATTTTACAGTATTGATCCTCCATTTAATTAAAACCTTTGTATAATGGTTTTGAGATTTTTAAATTTGGGAAACTAAAATCCTTTCTAATAAAAAGTACATTACTGGAGACAATCTTTTTGGCCTTACAAGGGAACATGCTCTTAAGTGTTGCAGCTCCTTGCCAAATACTTACAAGCCCATTCAAAATCCATAAAAGTATTGCTCTAGTACACATGAAATGTGAATGCTATTATTCCACAGTCGTAGATGCAGCCATGAATGTAATTCATAATGCACCATTTACCAGCGTTTTGTAACTTTCTAATATTAAGAAGGTCCACTAAGTTAAAGTCCACAACCTTTAAAATCTCCTCTTTTACCCTAATGAGATACTAAACACAAGTATAGCCAATGCTCTTAAAAGGAACGTAAAAAAATATCTTACATCACAAGCTTAAAAGGCTCCCTGTGCTTTGTAGATGTAAGACTCAAATTTCCCCAAGACTTCCACACACCAATTTCAAAATCTCCCATCAGGTCCACAGGAGTCCAGTAAAGAACTACTTGGGAACACTGCAGTTTAGAAGAACATTCTATTGCATTGTTAGCATACAAACCCGATAATTTGAGAGTGTAACAATTCTCGTGTGTAGAACAGATATAGGTTTTCTCAATAAAAATACCTTAAAAAAAAGGTAAAGCACCATTTGTTTATTCTTATGTTAGCAACACACCATTGCTTTCTGCAGAGGTTACATCTCCAAAGGGCAGAAAATGATTGACAGCCAAGGGAGACTTACTCTGATTTGCGTAGTCAATACTGTTCTCTTCTGTGAAGCAAATATGCAGCTGATCTTAATCTCATCATGCAAATAAAAGATACCTTTTCCTCACGTTTCATTGCAAAGGAATGTTAAGAGTTTTAGGCACGTACACTGTCCATCTTGTAAAACTTTTTTGCATGTTTCTCTCTATTTCCCTCATTCTTCAACCTGCCCGACTAGCATTTACTCTCACATCCTCTTTCCTTGTAAATCTTTTCCCTAATCGACAGGGAAATAAACTCTTGACTCCCACATTTACATGCTGTGTAAACTATAATATTAACGAGGCACAGAAAATCCTTTACACTTAATCAGCTGTAGAACTTTTAGTTTTTCTCATTGTATGCCACAAAGTGAGACAAAAGTAAACCATCTTCACTTGATGTGATACAACGGAAATTTTCTGAGGATAAAGACTTGCTTTCTTATCCTTAAAAACCATACTAGCTTGTGATACAACAGTGGCCAGCCACTCCACTTGTCCCTACTGCTACAATATAGAAACCTCGAAGCTGATACGGGCTTGATAATATATTAGGCATGAGTGTATGAATGTTGGCAACCTGCAACATTACACACCATCCTTAGTCAAAAACTTAAAAGCACTGTCCCCTGTTTTACCTTCTCAAtaaatatcttaaaacattttccagACAAAAGTGCTACAAAGCCAACAATTACATTTATAGTGATTTTGCAAATCAAAAATCTAAAACTTTCAAATTTGAACTTGAATAAGGCTCGGCAGTGCGATTCCCCCCCCCCAATCTAAATATTACTTATCAGCTCCCTTTCAAAACTGACCAAGCTAAACAAATTCAAGTTCAACTGACTAATTTTGGCAATACTGTCCTTTGTTGAATATTCCCATTGGCATCAGTCATCTGTGCCAAATTAGTCCTTAACTTTGAGGCCGACCCTGAAGTTGGAGGTAATTTGGAAATTGATGTAATAGCACCAGAGCTCTCGGTGATCCGCTTGAGAGAGGTTTTTTCCCCAGTAGGGGGTTTTGGCAAGCGTCTCCGGAGCCAGGGGTGGCGCAAAGCCTGACTGGGTGTCATGCGTAGTGAGGGATCCCACTCCAAACACTGTTTCAAGAAGTCCAGGAAGAGCGGGTCATCACAGCCCTTCAGAGCGGTCACCCACTCTTTACTCCCCGGTGGCCCCCTCAGCTTCCCCCTGCGTGACCGCCCACCGTTCAAAACCACCGAGCCGTCCGGCAGAGTCGTAACCGTGCAATAGCGGGGGTAACCCTTGGAGCTGACAAAATTTTTGGCTCTTTTGGATGAATCCAACAGCTTTTGCGAGGGCATGCCAAGCAACTCTATCATACACGCCAGTTGGTCCCCTTCGTCTTCCCCGGGTAAGAGAGGATAACCGGTCAGCAGCTCCGCCAATATACAACCCAGGCTCCACATATCAATTGGCATCCCATACCGTGACCCCAGTATAACCTCGGGTGCTCTGTAGAAACGCGATTGTATGTAGGTATAGACCCGCTGGTGCTCATAGCAGCTAGAACCAAAGTCAATAACCTTAATCCCGCTCCGGCCCTGCTGCTTTAACAGAATGTTCTCTGGTTTAAGGTCACAGTGGATGATTCGGTTCTTGTGCAAAGCATCCAAGCACTGCAGTATAGAGTGCGCAAACTTGCGCACCAGCGGTAGGCTGAAGCCCTGAAACTTATTCTTCTTGATCAGCTCATAGAGGTTCATACTGAGCAGCTCGAACGTCATGCAGATGTGGTTGCGGAATGTGAAGTTCTCCAACATGTGGATGACATTCATGGTGGTGTCCTTGTCCTGCTTCCGAAGGTGCTCCAGGATGCGTATCTCCTCAGCGGCCTGTCTGTGGAAGCGTTTTTCATTCCGCACCATCTTAAGTGCCACGTGCTGGTGAGTCTTGTGGTCAAAGGCCTTTACCACCTGGCCAAAGCTTCCTTTGCCGATGACCTTGAGAACTTCATACCGGTAGGCAATGTGGTCATGGGGCACATGGATGTAAGAGCCCTGGTCATCGTCGTAGCCACCATTGTTGGAGCCCCCAATGACGCCCTGCCTCTTCTTGGCATTTGGACCCACGAAGTAGATTTCTGGGTAATTAAAGACCTCATGATGCTCGAATGCTGTCAGCTTGGGCATGTATTGCTTCATGGCTTGCTCAGGCGTCATGGGGGTGGGTTTGGACTTCCCTGTCCCATCAGAGGACTTCAACGAGCTGGAACTGCCCTGGCGACGATGGGCGCTGTCTAGCTGTCTCTCTTGTACAGAAGGCAGGCTTGCCTTACCCACTGGGGTAAGACCATTGGGCTGCGCTGTCAGAACTGTCCGTTTGTTGCTGTTGTCTTCAAACAGCTGCTGAACGTGGATTTGCTGGTGGTTACCGATGTGCAAGTGGTCATTCATGGTGTTCTTATTGCCTCCGACCTGAAAAGAATaagcaaagtatttttttactaaAACTCATCAATACAAATTAATGGTAGTCAATCAGCAATCATAAAACAACTATATACACTATTGGGTAAAACTCAAGACAATTcacattttctgctttttattcAAAGCTTTCCTTCTTCATGCAGAATTCTAAGATAATCCTACCACCTAAATGTTAGGACCAAACCATGTTAATGATGAAGAACATTAAATTTGATAGGCAAATGAGTTGGTGTAATGGCTAACCCGTCGCATGTCAGCAAATCATGTGTAGTTTAGCTTGAACTGTTGTTGTGATCATGTTTTTGAAGATTATGATAATATCATTAACTGTTAATGTTAAAGCTTACTTTCTTCTCAATCAAACTAAGCTGCACCCACACCTGTCAAAGTTGTTATAATGTTAGAAAACACTAATGGCGGCTATGAGTAAAATACAATAAGCTGTAACTCCTGGCTGTGTCTATGATGTATAAAGCATGTATGATTGGAAATGTTGCCTGGTAAAACAGAAACTGATACGATTCTTTATTTTCTAGCCAAGTTTGCTATCTCAGACAATTTATCAGTGATACCTCAAAGTCCTTTCTTGGTTGTGCATAAAAATGCCACCAAAACTACAAGCAGGAAGTTGACTGCCTTCCACACATGGCTTGCAGTTAGtctacagcagtggttctcaaactgtggtatgcGTACCGGTAGTGGTACGTGgtgtgccgccaggtggtacgccaaatgaccctggaactgtgttgtgtgcgctgaaaaaaatcgggacgggttttcatattttgtatttttatatgtgccgaatacgcagcctacatactacgatacagtgcgcgctaatacttcagtggacacaagagatactctgtaattctataccactctataggaatgcgtgctacggacgcaagtgaccaattgtatttaaaaaaaagctactgtatctccagcaaatagggagaaaggagaatgtgcgtgattttggaacaatgccaacgttgtaaacacaggaatgcatagaaatacgtgctacgaacgctggtaatcttgtgagcacaggaaagcgtaaaaaataacagaaaaatatttaagaactgttctaagttaatttgagaaaaatacagtatctcggtgtttctctcccatgcgcatgaaataaatacttaaaataaacactgaaataaaaacggaaacgtggaaaaatgcaagcttgcagattgctaaagcaggtaagccccacactattatgtgtgcagaaaaaactgctgaacagctcgacctgctgccccccctgaaagacacagtcattcatagaattattgaaatgaaggtttatatcaaaagtacgctgacagagcgcgttaagatgagcagatgtttttcactgcaattagatgagtctgtagtcgatttggccaatttgctcatttacgttagatacgtttgagggtatgtcccgtgaggactttctgttctgtaagccgctaccaacaggaactacaggagagcacgtatttcagcttctgaatgaatttatcgattagaatggcatcgactggataaaaagtgctagagcaatgacaagccgacacagcggtgtagttgcacgaattagagaggttgctccagaaattaatggtttcattgcaacatccaccgcgagacttTTGCCGTcaaaaaatgcctgacgatttaaaatctgttagactgttgtgaattgtatcaaggctcgaaaaattaattcacatctgctttgctagactaaacaggctcacccctctcactgaaatggtacttttttatttttattttatttgtgttgtttttttctgtaaaacactttgagaagccacattttaatatatcaaacaaagtttattattaaaatatttattatatgtatgtgtgagtgtgtgcgcacatgtgctcatgttggtcattgataatttctggggtttctatgagatgatgacttgtaggtggtacttggatgctttggttggattagggatggtacttggtccaaaaagtttgagaaccactggtctacagtatatgcagggTAGCATGGGTACAAAGACCAAGCCATTCTTGTGCCTGAGTAGCCTTTGTATGTGTTTATAAGGTAGAACCCTTTGTCACAAGTAAGAACCTTGAACAAAGGTGTGGTTGTTCAATGAAACACCAGCATAAAATGGTAATATAGTTGTGTTATTCTAACCATTTTTTACTTCTACTCCTCAGGTCAATGAATAAGTAACAGAATAGCAGAGCAGTGAGCAAATTAATGTGTTTAATCTATTCCTGAGCTTGATTGGAAAGATGTCACTAGTCTATTATCTAATCTGTGTCTTTTAAGTCAACAAACTAGAACTGGAGCAGCTAAGGATTTGTAAAACCGTGAACTACCATGGACAATGCACATGGATAATCTAAAACAAGCAGGATTTTTAGACATGACTAATAGTGCGTCACAAGAATTGGGCTTTGATTTAAACATCAGATACGAACACTGATTGGCCTCTTTAAGAAAGCAGACTTACAACCTAAGCTCTTTTCACACAAGTTATTATAGCTGAGGCAATGAGGCGGCATGCTGGGTTGAAGAAATAGCCTATACCAGCAAATATATGACATTTTATGATGGCTCTGAGCTACCTTAGGATGGCATTTTATGGTTTATATAAACCACTAAACAATAATTTCACAGGTCCACCACccattgactttaaaaaaactgcaatagCCAAGCAAGGTGTAGTTTACAACACGGCATTCAAACATGAACATTACAGAAAATTCCACTGAAACTAATGTATCACTTTACATTCAGAGTTTATGAATGTGTAACTGACATTTCACAAGGGCACTTagtaaaaaagcaaacattgaAAAGGCTTAGAAAAACTTATTTGTTGTCAAGCTTCATAAATTCCTTTTTATGAACCTCCTTCAAAATGTAAATTTGTCATCAGTCCAGCATGCCCCATATCTACTAGTGAGACTATCAATGAAGACAATAAAATTAATACTGTTACAGATTGCAGACTTCAGTTTCATACTTGGAATAATGTAAGTCAGCAATGTAAATTAACGTTTACTGGCAAAACtaaaattgtattgttttaaaagGAACCCTTTACCGTTTAATCAAATGCTTAGGGTTAAATGTCTTGCACTTTAACACGTCTTCTAATTCTAATTCCTTATGCATGTTGTCACTGTTCATTCCTCTTACAGATAGAAATTCACGCATGTTCCTATATAATATGTTGTGCATGGAATAAAACAGAATGCCCTCCTCATCAGGATGAATTATGTTGTCATGTCAGATATTGTTACCCTTTCAGCACCTCACAATCACAGAGCTGTTGGAAATTGCTTCCTTAAACAACTACGATTGTATTTAACCCAAAGTTCCCTCCTCTTTTATCCCTTCTTATTTGATCTTCACACCCAAGTGTTTTATTCTCACTGTTTTTAAGTCTGTACCAATTCATTATTCTAATTTTTTATAGATTGTGTTTTTATCATCTATTTTAGAAATGATTACACTGCACGAGAACCAGGTAACCACAAATTGgcccttttttccccccaccatTGATACCGTTTTCAAATGTGTACCTACAGTAAATAATGAGCTTATTCTGTTGCAGTTAATCTGTACTATCTGAGCTACTGTTTTGCACAAATATTTTCATTCCAAAACCCTCCAAACTTTGAAGTAAAAGGGAGGGAGGTCAGAGCACAGCTGCTGTTTCGCTGTGTCAACACATGCTCTCTATCAGTACCGCTGTGTGTACGCTGTCCCCATTCTTAGTTATCATGTTGCATTATGAACATCGCTGAATCCATTTCCAAAACTTGACACATTCATTTCAGAAGAGCCCCTAGCCCCTACTGCAGCCAGATCATGAAAAAACTACAGCACAGGGCGGACTGCAAAACTACATCTGAATATTCCTTACTCCTTTCCACGCTAATCTTGGCATCACTGCACATTTTGCAAGCGGTAACGGTCGTTTACAGCACATTACTGTTTCTGGCTGCAGGCTAACACTGTTCTAGTGAACTATGTTGTCATTTCAGCATAGCTAAGAATGTGTTGTGTTCTTAgagaataattttttttttaaataaacactgACTACAATCTTTTAACTAGTCACACAATATCCTGAATTGGCTTAAGTAATTCTAAATTCAAAGGAAAAATGAATGACCTTTGCTAAGGAAAGTCGTTTGACAAATCTAGGTGTGAATGTTTTCTCTCTCAAGAAATAAATGATGAATGTCATGTTAAGCTTCAGTTACCATGCTCTCTTTGACCTGGTATTAGTAGATTAGTCTCATTCAAATGTAGTGTATACAGAAGGTACACTAAGCATCAAATGAAACTAATCTCCCCAGTTacgcatgtttttaaaaaggaaagattATATTTTGGAGATTATAAAACATTTGTGGGGTCTTTTTGTTGTTTAACATTCATGACTGATACAACTGAGTGTCTGTTGTATTATCACTAAATCACTTCATCAACTGTACCTAATCACAATTCTAATTAATGAAGTGGTGAATAATTAAAACACCACAGAAAGGCACCAATATGCCATGTTTATCAAGAAAACAATGCTAAAAAGAATGTATGGTAAGTTTAAAGTAATactaacagaaaacaaaattgaattcaGCTTTTGTAAAAGATTTGTCTTTTCCACATTCACCCTCGTAAAATTAGTTATAGCAGCAAAGCACTGACCGACATTGTGTACTTCAAAATAttattgcaaaaataatttaggtGAATTCTCTTTTAAACCAAACCTagcttttatatatattttatagaactttatATAGATTTTAGAAGAATCCTGGTGCACGTTTGTATAGGTTAAATAAGATtgaaacacaacaaaaatacatttaaatttggAGGGATTTATCCCTGCATTTTGATAAACATTTGCAAACAAAACGAATATGTCGGTCCAACTTTACGACAGTAATAACCAAAAATAATCACACTGATATTATTTGCTTCAAATACAGGAATTCTGAAATTCAAAGTTTCTTACTAAAAACTTAATTTAAGTAATTAAATAGGGAACTGAAGTTTTCAAAGCATTACAATATTAAGAAATGTGTTCCAGGCAGATTTTCACAAAAATCTGGCTGTTCCCTA is part of the Lepisosteus oculatus isolate fLepOcu1 chromosome 7, fLepOcu1.hap2, whole genome shotgun sequence genome and encodes:
- the dyrk2 gene encoding dual specificity tyrosine-phosphorylation-regulated kinase 2 isoform X2, which codes for MFRVIMGKGGEGVCQLQSSPGIGAGGLRAGAGADPSSPAGLPPLRHPNSNTVGGNKNTMNDHLHIGNHQQIHVQQLFEDNSNKRTVLTAQPNGLTPVGKASLPSVQERQLDSAHRRQGSSSSLKSSDGTGKSKPTPMTPEQAMKQYMPKLTAFEHHEVFNYPEIYFVGPNAKKRQGVIGGSNNGGYDDDQGSYIHVPHDHIAYRYEVLKVIGKGSFGQVVKAFDHKTHQHVALKMVRNEKRFHRQAAEEIRILEHLRKQDKDTTMNVIHMLENFTFRNHICMTFELLSMNLYELIKKNKFQGFSLPLVRKFAHSILQCLDALHKNRIIHCDLKPENILLKQQGRSGIKVIDFGSSCYEHQRVYTYIQSRFYRAPEVILGSRYGMPIDMWSLGCILAELLTGYPLLPGEDEGDQLACMIELLGMPSQKLLDSSKRAKNFVSSKGYPRYCTVTTLPDGSVVLNGGRSRRGKLRGPPGSKEWVTALKGCDDPLFLDFLKQCLEWDPSLRMTPSQALRHPWLRRRLPKPPTGEKTSLKRITESSGAITSISKLPPTSGSASKLRTNLAQMTDANGNIQQRTVLPKLVS
- the dyrk2 gene encoding dual specificity tyrosine-phosphorylation-regulated kinase 2 isoform X1; this translates as MLTKKPSAAVYPTGKGGEGVCQLQSSPGIGAGGLRAGAGADPSSPAGLPPLRHPNSNTVGGNKNTMNDHLHIGNHQQIHVQQLFEDNSNKRTVLTAQPNGLTPVGKASLPSVQERQLDSAHRRQGSSSSLKSSDGTGKSKPTPMTPEQAMKQYMPKLTAFEHHEVFNYPEIYFVGPNAKKRQGVIGGSNNGGYDDDQGSYIHVPHDHIAYRYEVLKVIGKGSFGQVVKAFDHKTHQHVALKMVRNEKRFHRQAAEEIRILEHLRKQDKDTTMNVIHMLENFTFRNHICMTFELLSMNLYELIKKNKFQGFSLPLVRKFAHSILQCLDALHKNRIIHCDLKPENILLKQQGRSGIKVIDFGSSCYEHQRVYTYIQSRFYRAPEVILGSRYGMPIDMWSLGCILAELLTGYPLLPGEDEGDQLACMIELLGMPSQKLLDSSKRAKNFVSSKGYPRYCTVTTLPDGSVVLNGGRSRRGKLRGPPGSKEWVTALKGCDDPLFLDFLKQCLEWDPSLRMTPSQALRHPWLRRRLPKPPTGEKTSLKRITESSGAITSISKLPPTSGSASKLRTNLAQMTDANGNIQQRTVLPKLVS
- the dyrk2 gene encoding dual specificity tyrosine-phosphorylation-regulated kinase 2 isoform X3 — encoded protein: MNDHLHIGNHQQIHVQQLFEDNSNKRTVLTAQPNGLTPVGKASLPSVQERQLDSAHRRQGSSSSLKSSDGTGKSKPTPMTPEQAMKQYMPKLTAFEHHEVFNYPEIYFVGPNAKKRQGVIGGSNNGGYDDDQGSYIHVPHDHIAYRYEVLKVIGKGSFGQVVKAFDHKTHQHVALKMVRNEKRFHRQAAEEIRILEHLRKQDKDTTMNVIHMLENFTFRNHICMTFELLSMNLYELIKKNKFQGFSLPLVRKFAHSILQCLDALHKNRIIHCDLKPENILLKQQGRSGIKVIDFGSSCYEHQRVYTYIQSRFYRAPEVILGSRYGMPIDMWSLGCILAELLTGYPLLPGEDEGDQLACMIELLGMPSQKLLDSSKRAKNFVSSKGYPRYCTVTTLPDGSVVLNGGRSRRGKLRGPPGSKEWVTALKGCDDPLFLDFLKQCLEWDPSLRMTPSQALRHPWLRRRLPKPPTGEKTSLKRITESSGAITSISKLPPTSGSASKLRTNLAQMTDANGNIQQRTVLPKLVS